The Pseudomonas parafulva genome window below encodes:
- the yegQ gene encoding tRNA 5-hydroxyuridine modification protein YegQ — MNSLAKPELLAPAGSLKTLRYAFAYGADAVYAGQPRYSLRVRNNEFDHANLAVGIQEAHALGKRFYVVVNIAPHNAKLKTFLKDLEPVIQMAPDALIMSDPGLIMLVREHFPQMPVHLSVQANTVNWASVVFWQQMGLSRVILSRELSLEEIEEIRRQVPDVELEVFVHGALCMAYSGRCLLSGYLNKRDANQGTCTNACRWKYQATEACENVTGEIVRTVEPTLGVGAPSDQVFLLQEHNRPDEQMPAFEDEHGTYIMNAKDLRAVQHVERLTQMGVHSLKIEGRTKSHFYCARAVQAYRKAIDDAADGRPFDRGLMDDLESLAQRGYTEGFLRRHVHDEYQNYQRGHSVSERQQFVGELTGQRVDGLAEVKVKNRFTVGDTLELMTPRGNYHFDLDRLSDRQGNAIDVAPGDGHVVYLPVPEQVPLEFGLLMRDLGEAQEYA, encoded by the coding sequence ATGAACTCTCTTGCCAAGCCTGAATTGCTCGCCCCTGCCGGCTCGCTCAAGACGTTGCGCTATGCCTTCGCCTACGGTGCAGACGCGGTCTATGCCGGCCAGCCGCGCTACAGCCTGCGGGTGCGCAACAACGAATTCGACCATGCCAACCTGGCCGTGGGCATCCAGGAGGCGCATGCCCTGGGCAAGCGGTTCTACGTGGTGGTCAACATCGCGCCGCACAATGCCAAGCTCAAAACCTTCCTCAAGGATCTCGAGCCGGTGATCCAGATGGCACCCGACGCGCTGATCATGTCCGATCCCGGCCTGATCATGCTGGTGCGTGAACACTTCCCGCAGATGCCGGTGCACCTTTCGGTGCAAGCCAACACGGTGAACTGGGCCAGTGTCGTGTTCTGGCAGCAAATGGGGCTGAGTCGGGTGATTCTGTCGCGCGAGCTGTCGCTGGAGGAGATCGAGGAAATACGGCGGCAGGTGCCTGACGTGGAGCTGGAAGTCTTCGTACATGGTGCGCTGTGCATGGCTTACTCCGGTCGCTGCCTGTTGTCGGGCTACCTGAACAAGCGCGACGCCAACCAAGGCACGTGCACCAATGCGTGCCGCTGGAAGTACCAGGCCACCGAAGCCTGCGAAAACGTCACCGGCGAGATCGTGCGTACGGTCGAGCCTACGCTGGGCGTTGGCGCGCCCAGCGATCAGGTCTTCCTGCTCCAGGAACACAACCGGCCAGATGAGCAGATGCCGGCATTCGAGGACGAGCACGGTACCTACATCATGAACGCCAAGGACCTGCGCGCCGTTCAGCACGTCGAACGCCTGACGCAGATGGGCGTGCACTCGCTGAAGATCGAGGGCCGCACCAAATCGCATTTCTATTGCGCGCGTGCCGTTCAGGCTTACCGAAAGGCCATCGACGATGCGGCGGACGGACGGCCATTCGACCGCGGTTTGATGGACGATCTCGAATCGCTTGCCCAGCGCGGCTACACCGAAGGGTTCTTGCGCCGACACGTGCACGATGAGTATCAGAACTATCAACGCGGCCATTCGGTTTCAGAACGCCAGCAGTTTGTCGGTGAGTTGACTGGCCAGCGCGTCGACGGACTGGCTGAGGTCAAGGTCAAGAACCGTTTCACAGTGGGCGACACGCTCGAGCTCATGACCCCTCGCGGCAATTATCATTTCGACCTCGATCGTCTGAGCGATCGCCAGGGCAATGCCATCGATGTCGCCCCAGGAGACGGGCATGTGGTGTACCTGCCGGTGCCCGAGCAGGTGCCGCTGGAATTCGGACTGCTGATGCGCGACTTAGGCGAAGCACAAGAATACGCCTGA
- a CDS encoding AI-2E family transporter: MNQTALQNRALAVLLALVTIAFVWILLPYYGAIFWGVILGILFAPLQRNLLIRFNRRRNLAACATLAICLLIAVLPVIVISALLVQEGATLYQRIESGQLDIAGYVERGRDMLPHFAQNGLDRLGVGNLDGLREKITQWATQGSRFLASQAFSFGQGTFDFLVSFGIMLYLLFFFLREGPELARKVRQAVPLPEQQKRRLQLKFNRVVRATVKGNLLVAITQGALGGFIFWALDIPSALVWAVLMAFLSLLPAVGAGIVWGPVAVYFLLTGAIWQGVVLAAFGTLVIGLVDNVLRPILVGKDTRMPDYLILVSTLGGLAVFGLNGFVIGPLIAALFIASWTIFTETTPQVQLPS, encoded by the coding sequence ATGAATCAAACCGCTCTACAAAATCGGGCACTGGCCGTCTTGCTGGCGCTGGTGACCATCGCCTTCGTGTGGATTCTGTTGCCTTACTATGGCGCCATCTTCTGGGGCGTGATCCTCGGCATTCTGTTTGCGCCCCTGCAGCGCAATCTGCTTATTCGCTTCAACCGTCGGCGTAATCTGGCCGCGTGCGCGACGCTTGCCATCTGTTTGCTGATCGCGGTTCTGCCCGTTATCGTCATCAGCGCCTTGTTGGTGCAGGAGGGCGCGACGCTGTACCAGCGCATCGAGAGTGGCCAACTGGACATCGCCGGTTACGTCGAGCGCGGTCGCGACATGCTGCCGCACTTCGCGCAGAACGGGCTGGACCGCCTGGGTGTCGGCAACCTCGACGGTCTGCGCGAGAAGATCACCCAATGGGCGACCCAGGGCAGCCGGTTCCTCGCCAGCCAGGCCTTCAGTTTTGGCCAGGGCACCTTCGATTTCCTGGTCAGCTTCGGCATCATGCTCTACCTGCTGTTCTTCTTCCTGCGCGAGGGGCCGGAGTTGGCGCGCAAGGTGCGTCAGGCTGTACCTCTGCCCGAGCAGCAGAAGCGCCGCCTGCAACTGAAGTTCAACCGTGTAGTGCGTGCGACCGTCAAAGGCAACCTGCTGGTGGCGATCACTCAGGGCGCCCTGGGTGGTTTCATCTTCTGGGCGCTGGACATTCCCAGTGCGCTGGTCTGGGCGGTGTTGATGGCATTCCTTTCGCTGCTGCCTGCGGTGGGGGCTGGCATCGTCTGGGGGCCGGTTGCGGTGTACTTCCTGCTCACGGGCGCCATCTGGCAAGGGGTCGTATTGGCCGCATTCGGCACGCTGGTCATTGGGCTGGTGGACAACGTGCTGCGGCCGATCCTGGTGGGCAAGGACACCCGTATGCCTGACTACCTGATCCTGGTATCGACCCTCGGTGGGCTGGCGGTATTCGGGCTCAATGGTTTCGTGATCGGGCCACTGATCGCTGCCCTGTTCATCGCCAGTTGGACCATCTTCACCGAGACCACGCCACAGGTACAGTTGCCGTCGTGA
- a CDS encoding class I SAM-dependent methyltransferase encodes MQKHYAERECWIARHLPACTPEPGTVAFFEEPMGHGLNNLFVLQLEGVNYLGRKLLDETGALGSLLSPRMLLGPLLKARHTHHCLRLHYTALSLEEKHRVFVQASCSPDATVHFPFPVLDEHGNEQVAPLSFWDDTRRLARHLDPQETHFRQHCLGLLSKRLAPGAVVYDPACSTGTFIASLAAGLPHVQCLGSDISAAMIDHARAQHVHPNLRFALTDAVTPAIAPGRCDVLVLRFLNAEVMRQHEAVHLFERLVPLVRYGGLVIVFGHTPVLIPMKAEARRLGLNMTGALARCPHTQALFQLFTLERS; translated from the coding sequence ATGCAAAAGCACTACGCCGAACGCGAATGCTGGATAGCTCGTCACCTACCGGCCTGCACTCCCGAGCCAGGCACCGTAGCATTCTTCGAAGAGCCTATGGGGCACGGCCTGAATAACCTGTTCGTGCTTCAGCTGGAAGGCGTCAACTACCTCGGTCGCAAGCTGTTGGACGAAACAGGCGCGCTGGGTAGCCTCCTCAGCCCAAGGATGCTGTTAGGCCCCTTACTCAAGGCCAGACACACCCACCATTGCCTACGCCTGCACTACACCGCCCTGAGTCTGGAAGAAAAGCACCGTGTCTTCGTCCAGGCTTCATGCAGTCCCGACGCAACGGTCCACTTCCCCTTCCCTGTGCTCGACGAACACGGCAATGAGCAGGTGGCACCCTTGTCGTTCTGGGATGACACGCGACGGCTGGCTCGCCACCTGGATCCCCAGGAGACGCATTTCCGGCAGCACTGCCTCGGGTTACTGTCGAAGCGCCTTGCACCGGGGGCAGTGGTCTACGATCCGGCGTGCTCGACCGGCACGTTCATCGCCAGTCTCGCGGCAGGCTTGCCGCACGTGCAGTGTCTGGGAAGCGATATCTCGGCTGCCATGATCGACCATGCACGCGCGCAGCACGTGCATCCTAATCTGCGCTTCGCACTGACCGATGCAGTCACCCCGGCAATTGCACCCGGGCGATGCGATGTCCTGGTCCTGCGTTTTCTCAATGCCGAAGTCATGCGCCAGCATGAAGCTGTGCACTTGTTCGAACGCCTGGTTCCACTGGTTCGGTACGGCGGGCTGGTGATTGTGTTCGGACATACGCCCGTGCTGATTCCCATGAAAGCCGAAGCCAGGCGCCTGGGTCTGAACATGACAGGCGCCCTCGCCCGATGCCCCCATACCCAGGCGCTGTTCCAGCTCTTTACGCTGGAACGGTCCTGA
- a CDS encoding YcaO-like family protein → MDITQVAERELPLALASQRIDEQLRQLSLSVHEQWSGTNVGSARVTLSRHCGASSQGCGKGLEAEARVGARFEALEHFLEQHHVRATHLSVAARLARMPALQQDILQPWLAEQPEKTLACQAYHDLDGEWLFDYPLALSLPDHADHPLPGETFDYRGLRRYSSNDGAAIGATYLEAVLHALNQSIERDALSLFFLRHYFYRQPSLLRWVSKPDPSCALGHLWRQAEQCLDAQIRVLDISSEFASRTYLALRITTETTLHGALFGAGASLDPWHAVRRAVTELVQVQLNSQVAEAKAELTLAEQQLRPFPRLHACLQLDLGTVHQAAGEVVPLPPAPPFTTVREQVAQLWADLRRHGQHAGVCEVFRGQNGISLVNVAIPGLERFHLVCSGNVVCPGPRGRSLQNRTR, encoded by the coding sequence ATGGATATCACACAAGTCGCTGAGCGGGAGTTGCCTCTCGCCTTGGCCAGCCAGCGCATAGACGAGCAACTGCGGCAGTTGTCGCTCAGCGTCCATGAGCAATGGAGCGGCACCAACGTGGGCTCGGCACGCGTCACCCTAAGTCGTCACTGCGGCGCCAGTAGCCAGGGTTGCGGCAAAGGTCTTGAGGCAGAAGCGCGGGTTGGCGCACGCTTCGAAGCGCTGGAACACTTCCTCGAGCAGCACCACGTACGCGCGACCCACCTCAGCGTGGCTGCCCGTTTGGCGCGCATGCCAGCACTGCAGCAGGACATACTCCAGCCCTGGCTGGCCGAGCAGCCGGAAAAAACACTGGCTTGCCAGGCCTACCATGATCTGGACGGGGAATGGCTGTTCGACTATCCACTTGCCCTCAGCTTGCCTGATCATGCCGACCACCCTCTACCCGGCGAGACCTTCGACTACCGCGGTCTGCGGCGCTACAGCAGTAACGACGGTGCAGCCATCGGCGCGACCTACCTGGAGGCGGTGCTACACGCGCTGAACCAAAGCATCGAGCGCGACGCGCTGTCACTGTTTTTTCTACGTCACTATTTCTATCGGCAGCCCTCGCTGCTGCGCTGGGTCAGCAAACCAGACCCCAGCTGCGCCCTTGGCCACCTGTGGCGGCAAGCCGAGCAGTGCCTTGACGCGCAGATTCGAGTGCTGGACATCAGCAGCGAATTTGCCAGCCGCACCTACCTCGCACTTCGCATCACAACGGAGACGACGTTGCATGGCGCCTTGTTTGGTGCCGGTGCATCGCTCGACCCCTGGCATGCGGTGCGCCGAGCAGTCACAGAGCTGGTTCAGGTCCAGCTCAACAGCCAGGTTGCAGAGGCCAAAGCCGAGCTGACGCTGGCTGAGCAACAGCTACGCCCGTTCCCGCGCTTGCACGCGTGCCTGCAACTCGACCTCGGCACAGTGCATCAAGCAGCCGGCGAAGTCGTGCCGCTACCTCCAGCGCCCCCATTCACGACGGTCCGTGAGCAGGTAGCACAGCTGTGGGCGGACCTGCGAAGGCATGGCCAACACGCCGGTGTTTGCGAGGTCTTTCGAGGCCAGAACGGCATAAGCCTGGTCAACGTGGCCATTCCCGGCCTTGAGCGTTTTCACCTCGTGTGCAGCGGAAATGTGGTCTGTCCCGGTCCTAGAGGCCGTTCTCTACAAAACCGAACACGGTGA
- a CDS encoding TonB-dependent receptor family protein produces the protein MRQTLPLSLLALWVSATAQAAEPIELGQVLIQDQEHAELQDAAARLHEIPGASNLVDMDRVDQGRVASNQDVLAYQPGVFAQSAGNDGIKLSIRGSGINRAPGAHGSGVYTMFDGLPLTGPGGTPYELFEPLWLSRAEVLRGANGFDRGALALGGAIDYVTHTGQDAAPLQVRYEAGSRGYQRRHISSGQVLGDLDYYVALTDADYDGYQRHSSGSAKGIAANIGYRFNPNLQTRFYLRYRETENQLAGRLTKAQIKHDPRAANPGYLARDDSRPQPGSTWVGNKTTFFLDDDSRLEAGLVYHDYPMDLREGPMRLKVAYTDVSGTLNYMRRDTLFGLDSKTTVGWRTTKHLPNSGASQFVRNGDVFGPRSRDFSYQGSDTVLHAGNDLELLPDLWLTTGLAMIYTRRESAVSYPANGGKVSQHDWDYAPRVGLRYDIDPQTQVYGNLSRSVEPPHPWSLIWSSTVATQPITLQNQTATTLELGARGDAALGHWELAWYYSQVRHELLAVEIVPGQPFKEFNASATVHQGIEAGLDSLLWQRPGAGQLSLRQAYTFSDFHYRDDDRFGDNRLPGIPMHAYQAELRYDWPNGFNVGVNTQIASKTQVDYANSYHADAYALLGARLGWDSPKRDWQTWLDLRNLTGQRYAATVTPGFDDRGSDMARSTPGEGLAAYVGVSYTLK, from the coding sequence ATGCGTCAGACTCTTCCCCTTTCCCTGCTGGCCCTGTGGGTCAGCGCCACCGCCCAGGCCGCGGAGCCCATCGAGCTGGGCCAAGTGCTGATCCAGGACCAGGAGCACGCCGAGCTGCAGGATGCCGCCGCACGCCTGCACGAGATCCCCGGTGCCAGCAACCTGGTGGACATGGACAGGGTCGACCAGGGGCGCGTGGCCAGCAACCAGGATGTGCTGGCCTATCAACCGGGCGTGTTCGCCCAGTCGGCCGGCAACGATGGCATCAAGCTGTCGATTCGCGGCTCCGGCATCAATCGCGCACCGGGCGCCCACGGCTCTGGGGTCTACACGATGTTCGACGGCTTGCCGCTCACAGGGCCAGGCGGTACGCCCTATGAGCTGTTCGAGCCGCTGTGGCTCAGCCGTGCCGAAGTCCTGCGCGGGGCCAACGGTTTCGATCGAGGCGCCCTGGCCTTGGGCGGAGCGATCGATTACGTCACCCACACCGGGCAGGATGCCGCGCCTCTGCAGGTCCGCTACGAGGCCGGCAGCCGGGGCTATCAGCGCCGGCACATCAGTTCCGGACAGGTGCTGGGCGATCTGGACTACTACGTAGCCCTGACCGACGCCGACTACGATGGCTATCAACGCCACAGCAGCGGCAGCGCCAAAGGCATCGCCGCCAATATCGGCTACCGCTTCAACCCGAACCTGCAGACCCGCTTCTACCTGCGCTACCGGGAGACCGAAAACCAGCTGGCCGGACGCCTGACCAAGGCGCAGATCAAGCACGATCCGCGCGCCGCCAATCCGGGCTATCTGGCACGCGACGACAGTCGACCTCAGCCGGGTAGCACCTGGGTCGGCAATAAAACCACCTTCTTCCTCGACGACGACTCACGCCTGGAAGCGGGGCTGGTCTACCACGACTATCCCATGGACCTGCGCGAAGGCCCGATGCGCCTGAAGGTGGCCTACACCGACGTCAGCGGTACGCTCAACTACATGCGCCGCGACACACTGTTCGGCCTCGACAGCAAAACCACCGTCGGCTGGCGCACCACCAAGCATCTGCCCAACAGCGGCGCGTCGCAGTTCGTGCGTAACGGCGATGTCTTCGGCCCACGCAGCCGCGATTTCAGCTACCAAGGCTCGGATACCGTCCTGCATGCAGGCAACGACCTGGAACTGCTGCCCGACCTGTGGCTGACCACCGGCCTGGCGATGATCTACACCCGCCGGGAGAGCGCGGTCAGCTACCCGGCCAATGGCGGCAAGGTCAGCCAACACGACTGGGACTACGCGCCACGCGTGGGCCTGCGCTACGACATCGATCCACAGACCCAGGTCTACGGCAACCTCAGCCGCTCGGTAGAGCCACCGCACCCCTGGTCGCTGATCTGGAGTTCGACGGTAGCGACTCAGCCAATCACGCTGCAGAACCAGACCGCCACCACCCTCGAGCTCGGCGCGCGCGGCGATGCGGCGCTGGGGCACTGGGAGCTGGCCTGGTACTACTCGCAGGTCCGCCACGAACTGCTTGCGGTGGAAATCGTCCCAGGTCAGCCGTTCAAAGAGTTCAACGCCAGCGCCACAGTGCATCAGGGCATCGAGGCCGGGCTGGACAGCCTGCTCTGGCAGCGGCCTGGGGCCGGTCAGTTGTCGCTGCGTCAGGCCTACACCTTCAGCGATTTCCACTACCGCGACGACGACCGCTTCGGCGACAACCGCCTGCCCGGGATCCCCATGCACGCCTACCAGGCCGAGCTGCGCTACGACTGGCCGAACGGCTTCAATGTCGGCGTCAATACGCAGATCGCCTCCAAAACACAGGTGGACTATGCCAACAGCTACCACGCCGATGCCTACGCGCTGCTCGGCGCGCGGCTGGGGTGGGACTCGCCCAAACGCGATTGGCAGACCTGGCTCGACCTGCGCAACCTCACCGGACAGCGCTACGCCGCCACCGTGACACCTGGCTTCGATGACCGCGGCAGCGACATGGCGCGCTCGACGCCAGGCGAGGGGCTGGCTGCTTACGTGGGTGTTTCTTACACCTTGAAATAA
- a CDS encoding TetR/AcrR family transcriptional regulator: MANHKIEIRRRNIEKILQAAEQVFAEQGYGVTSMADIAERAQLPRSNLHYYFNTKDELYRAVLQDLLEVWKQDALCFERFDDPRVVLTSYIRAKMGHSRSRPLGSKVWAEEILHGAPLLGDSLGESLVPWAQLKQAKIRRWVEQGLILPVEPSALLYMIWASTQHYADFGYQVALLNDGEPLSDMAFERSVQTVTGVILRGIGLEP, from the coding sequence ATGGCCAACCACAAGATCGAGATCCGCCGTCGCAACATCGAGAAGATTCTCCAGGCCGCCGAGCAGGTATTCGCCGAGCAAGGCTACGGCGTCACGTCCATGGCCGATATTGCCGAGCGTGCGCAGTTGCCGCGCTCGAACCTGCACTACTACTTCAATACCAAGGACGAGCTGTACCGCGCGGTGCTGCAGGACTTGCTGGAGGTGTGGAAGCAGGATGCGCTGTGCTTCGAGCGTTTCGACGACCCGCGCGTTGTGCTGACCAGCTACATCCGCGCCAAGATGGGCCACTCGCGTTCGCGTCCGCTGGGTTCGAAAGTCTGGGCCGAGGAAATCCTGCATGGGGCGCCGCTGCTAGGTGACAGCCTGGGCGAGTCGCTGGTGCCGTGGGCACAGCTCAAGCAAGCCAAGATTCGCCGATGGGTGGAGCAGGGGCTCATTCTGCCGGTGGAGCCGTCGGCGTTGCTCTACATGATCTGGGCCTCGACTCAGCATTACGCCGACTTCGGCTATCAGGTGGCGTTGCTCAACGACGGCGAGCCGCTCTCGGACATGGCCTTCGAGCGGTCCGTGCAAACGGTGACTGGCGTGATTCTGCGGGGGATCGGCCTGGAGCCCTAG
- the preA gene encoding NAD-dependent dihydropyrimidine dehydrogenase subunit PreA has product MADLSIEFAGIKAPNPFWLASAPPTDKAYNVIRAFEAGWGGVVWKTLGEDPAAVNVSSRYSAHFGANRLVQGINNIELITDRSLEINLREITQVKKDWPDRALVVSLMVPCEEERWKFILPLVEATGADGIELNFGCPHGMPERGMGAAVGQVPEYVEMVTRWCKTYCSLPVIVKLTPNITDIRQSARAAHRGGADAVSLINTINSITSVDLERMVAHPIVGDQSTHGGYCGSAVKPIALNMVAEIARDPETRGLPICGIGGIGTWRDAAEFIALGSGAVQVCTAAMLHGFRIVEDLQDGLARWMDQQGHRNLEAFRGQAVAHTTDWKFLDINYKSVAHIDQSACIGCGRCHIACEDTSHQAIASTLQADGTHTYSVIEEECVGCNLCQITCPVQDCIEMVAQDTGKPYLNWTQDPRNPYREAS; this is encoded by the coding sequence ATGGCCGACTTGTCCATCGAATTCGCCGGCATCAAGGCACCCAACCCGTTCTGGCTGGCCTCCGCGCCGCCCACCGACAAAGCCTACAACGTGATCCGCGCCTTCGAGGCCGGTTGGGGCGGTGTAGTGTGGAAGACCCTGGGCGAAGACCCCGCTGCAGTCAACGTGTCGTCGCGCTACTCCGCGCACTTCGGCGCCAACCGTCTGGTGCAGGGCATCAACAATATCGAGCTGATCACCGACCGTTCGCTGGAGATCAACCTGCGTGAGATCACCCAGGTGAAGAAGGACTGGCCGGACCGTGCGCTGGTCGTCTCGCTGATGGTGCCGTGCGAGGAAGAGCGCTGGAAGTTCATCCTGCCGCTGGTGGAAGCGACCGGCGCCGACGGCATCGAGCTGAATTTCGGCTGCCCCCATGGCATGCCCGAGCGCGGCATGGGCGCGGCGGTCGGCCAGGTGCCGGAGTATGTGGAAATGGTCACACGCTGGTGCAAGACCTATTGCTCACTGCCGGTGATCGTCAAGCTCACCCCGAACATCACCGACATTCGTCAGTCGGCGCGGGCGGCCCATCGCGGGGGCGCGGATGCGGTGTCGCTGATCAACACCATCAATTCGATCACCAGCGTTGACCTGGAACGCATGGTCGCTCACCCCATCGTCGGCGATCAGAGCACTCACGGCGGCTACTGTGGTTCGGCGGTCAAGCCGATCGCGCTGAACATGGTCGCCGAAATCGCCCGCGACCCCGAAACCCGTGGCCTGCCCATCTGTGGTATCGGTGGCATCGGCACCTGGCGAGACGCCGCCGAGTTCATCGCCCTGGGCAGCGGCGCGGTGCAGGTGTGCACGGCCGCGATGCTGCATGGCTTTCGTATCGTCGAAGACCTGCAGGACGGTCTGGCGCGCTGGATGGACCAGCAGGGACACCGCAATTTGGAGGCCTTCCGGGGTCAGGCGGTGGCCCACACCACCGACTGGAAGTTCCTGGACATCAACTACAAGTCGGTGGCGCACATCGATCAGTCGGCCTGCATTGGCTGCGGACGCTGTCATATCGCCTGCGAAGACACTTCGCACCAAGCCATCGCCAGTACCCTGCAGGCTGACGGTACTCACACCTACAGCGTGATCGAGGAAGAATGCGTCGGCTGCAACCTGTGCCAGATCACCTGCCCGGTGCAGGACTGCATCGAGATGGTCGCCCAGGACACCGGCAAACCGTACTTGAACTGGACCCAGGATCCACGCAACCCCTACCGTGAAGCGAGCTGA
- a CDS encoding NAD(P)-dependent oxidoreductase, translating into MIDTLNHLPRPRAGADQLDTAFSDLAPPLTARQAAVESARCLYCYDAPCVNACPSEIDIPSFIHRISDDNLQGAAERILSANILGGSCARVCPTEILCQQACVRNNAQECAPVLIGQLQRYALDNAHFAAHPFQRSPATGKRIAVVGAGPAGLSCAHRLALHGHEVVVFEAREKAGGLNEYGIARYKLVDDYAQREVQFLLGVGGIEIRHGQRLGDNLNLGELREQYDAVFLGLGLNAVRELGLADEDAPGMLAATDYIRELRQTDDLSQLPLAERCLVIGAGNTAIDMAVQMSRLGARDVNLVYRRGVADMGATDHEQAIAKADQVRLHTWARPEAVLLDEQGRVRGMRFVRTALVEGRLTDTDETFELAADAIFKAIGQGFDHAGLADPIAAQLARDGERIRVDAQMCTSLPGVYAGGDCTALGQDLTVQAVQHGKLAAEAIHAQLMLNVEAA; encoded by the coding sequence GTGATCGACACCCTGAACCACCTACCACGTCCCAGAGCCGGCGCCGACCAGCTCGACACCGCCTTCAGCGACCTCGCCCCGCCCCTGACTGCGCGCCAGGCCGCCGTGGAAAGCGCGCGCTGCCTGTACTGCTACGACGCACCGTGCGTCAACGCTTGCCCGAGCGAGATCGACATTCCGTCGTTCATCCACCGCATCAGCGACGACAACCTCCAGGGCGCCGCCGAGCGAATTCTCTCGGCCAACATTCTCGGCGGCAGTTGCGCGCGGGTTTGCCCCACGGAAATCCTGTGTCAGCAGGCTTGCGTGCGCAACAACGCCCAGGAGTGCGCCCCCGTGTTGATCGGCCAGTTGCAACGCTATGCACTGGACAACGCCCACTTCGCCGCCCACCCGTTCCAGCGCTCGCCGGCCACCGGCAAACGCATCGCCGTGGTCGGCGCCGGTCCTGCAGGACTGTCCTGCGCGCATCGTCTGGCGCTGCACGGGCATGAGGTCGTGGTGTTCGAGGCCCGCGAAAAAGCCGGTGGGCTGAATGAGTACGGCATCGCCCGCTACAAGCTGGTCGATGACTATGCCCAGCGCGAAGTGCAGTTTCTGCTCGGCGTAGGCGGTATAGAAATCCGCCACGGGCAGCGCCTCGGAGACAACCTGAACCTGGGCGAATTACGCGAGCAATACGACGCTGTATTTCTCGGCCTCGGCCTGAACGCCGTGCGCGAGCTTGGCCTGGCCGATGAAGATGCGCCGGGCATGCTCGCCGCCACCGACTACATTCGTGAACTGCGCCAGACCGACGATCTCAGCCAACTGCCTCTGGCCGAGCGCTGTCTGGTGATCGGCGCCGGCAACACCGCCATCGACATGGCCGTACAGATGAGCCGGCTGGGCGCGCGCGACGTCAACCTGGTATACCGCCGCGGCGTCGCCGACATGGGGGCCACCGACCACGAACAGGCCATTGCCAAGGCCGACCAAGTACGACTGCACACCTGGGCGCGTCCCGAGGCCGTGCTGCTCGACGAACAGGGCCGGGTCCGGGGCATGCGTTTCGTTCGTACCGCGTTGGTCGAAGGCCGTCTGACCGACACCGACGAGACCTTCGAGTTGGCCGCAGATGCGATCTTCAAGGCCATCGGCCAAGGGTTCGACCACGCCGGCCTGGCCGACCCGATTGCCGCGCAACTGGCACGCGACGGCGAGCGCATTCGCGTCGACGCGCAGATGTGCACCAGCCTGCCTGGCGTCTACGCCGGCGGCGACTGCACCGCGCTGGGCCAGGACCTCACCGTCCAGGCGGTGCAACATGGCAAGCTGGCCGCCGAAGCCATCCATGCCCAACTCATGCTCAACGTGGAGGCTGCGTAA